A portion of the Drosophila innubila isolate TH190305 chromosome 3L unlocalized genomic scaffold, UK_Dinn_1.0 0_D_3L, whole genome shotgun sequence genome contains these proteins:
- the LOC117787643 gene encoding NADH-cytochrome b5 reductase 3 isoform X1, giving the protein MARLIESNFVPIAVGVIAVVAGALIVHYFINKKSTKPRREPNRTARLRTLVDPNDKYQLPLIEKEVLSHDTRRFRFGLPSKQHILGLPVGQHIHLIATIDNELVIRPYTPISSDEDVGYVDLVVKVYFKDVHPKFPAGGKMTQHLEQMELGDKISFRGPSGRLQYLGNGTFSIKKLRKDPPKHVTAKYVNMIAGGTGITPMLQLVREVLKRNDKDKTQIALLFANQSEKDILLRDELDELAKKHPDQFKVWYTVDKSAEGWTYSVGFINDEMIGAHLLPANDETIVLLCGPPPMINFACNPALDKLGYHPDTRFAY; this is encoded by the exons ATGGCGCGTCTCATTGAGAGCAAT TTTGTTCCGATTGCTGTGGGCGTTATAGCCGTAGTCGCTGGCGCCCTGATAGTCCACTATTTCATCAACAAGAAGTCGACAAAGCCCCGCCGGGAACCCAACCGGACAGCACGTCTGCGCACGCTTGTAGATCCCAATGATAAGTATCAACTGCCACTGATTGAGAAGGAGGTGCTCAGTCATGATACACGACGATTCCGCTTTGGACTGCCCTCCAAGCAACACATATTGGGACTGCCTGTTGGCCAGCATATTCATCTGATAGCCACGATTGACAACGAGCTTGTTATTCGCCCGTACACGCCCATCTCTTCCGATGAGGATGTAGGCTACGTGGACCTAGTTGTGAAGGTGTACTTCAAGGATGTGCATCCCAAGTTCCCAGCCGGCGGCAAAATGACGCAACACTTGGAGCAAATGGAGCTTGGTGATAAGATTTCGTTCCGTGGACCTTCAGGCCGTTTGCAATATCTGGGCAATGGTACCTTCTCCATAAAGAAACTGCGCAAGGATCCTCCCAAGCATGTGACTGCCAAGTATGTCAACATGATTGCCGGTGGCACAGGAATCACTCCCATGTTGCAGCTGGTACGCGAAGTGCTCAAGCGAAACGACAAGGACAAAACCCAAATAGCTCTTCTATTTGCCAACCAG agtGAAAAGGATATTTTGCTGCGTGACGAGCTGGATGAATTAGCCAAGAAACATCCTGACCAGTTTAAGGTCTGGTACACCGTTGATAAATCTGCCGAAG GCTGGACCTACAGCGTGGGCTTCATCAATGACGAAATGATTGGCGCTCATCTGTTGCCGGCCAACGATGAGACAATTGTCCTGCTTTGCGGCCCACCGCCCATGATCAACTTTGCCTGCAATCCAGCGCTAGACAAGCTCGGCTATCATCCGGACACACGATTTGCCTACTAG
- the LOC117787643 gene encoding NADH-cytochrome b5 reductase 3 isoform X3, whose amino-acid sequence MARLIESNFVPIAVGVIAVVAGALIVHYFINKKSTKPRREPNRTARLRTLVDPNDKYQLPLIEKEVLSHDTRRFRFGLPSKQHILGLPVGQHIHLIATIDNELVIRPYTPISSDEDVGYVDLVVKVYFKDVHPKFPAGGKMTQHLEQMELGDKISFRGPSGRLQYLGNGTFSIKKLRKDPPKHVTAKYVNMIAGGTGITPMLQLVREVLKRNDKDKTQIALLFANQSEKDILLRDELDELAKKHPDQFKVWYTVDKSAEALKRMPRTAHARFLAWSYNTGHVNDEMMQEHLHPPDPETLCLLCGPPPMVNYTCIPGLERLGHRSEQRFSY is encoded by the exons ATGGCGCGTCTCATTGAGAGCAAT TTTGTTCCGATTGCTGTGGGCGTTATAGCCGTAGTCGCTGGCGCCCTGATAGTCCACTATTTCATCAACAAGAAGTCGACAAAGCCCCGCCGGGAACCCAACCGGACAGCACGTCTGCGCACGCTTGTAGATCCCAATGATAAGTATCAACTGCCACTGATTGAGAAGGAGGTGCTCAGTCATGATACACGACGATTCCGCTTTGGACTGCCCTCCAAGCAACACATATTGGGACTGCCTGTTGGCCAGCATATTCATCTGATAGCCACGATTGACAACGAGCTTGTTATTCGCCCGTACACGCCCATCTCTTCCGATGAGGATGTAGGCTACGTGGACCTAGTTGTGAAGGTGTACTTCAAGGATGTGCATCCCAAGTTCCCAGCCGGCGGCAAAATGACGCAACACTTGGAGCAAATGGAGCTTGGTGATAAGATTTCGTTCCGTGGACCTTCAGGCCGTTTGCAATATCTGGGCAATGGTACCTTCTCCATAAAGAAACTGCGCAAGGATCCTCCCAAGCATGTGACTGCCAAGTATGTCAACATGATTGCCGGTGGCACAGGAATCACTCCCATGTTGCAGCTGGTACGCGAAGTGCTCAAGCGAAACGACAAGGACAAAACCCAAATAGCTCTTCTATTTGCCAACCAG agtGAAAAGGATATTTTGCTGCGTGACGAGCTGGATGAATTAGCCAAGAAACATCCTGACCAGTTTAAGGTCTGGTACACCGTTGATAAATCTGCCGAA GCCCTCAAACGGATGCCCCGCACGGCGCACGCGCGCTTTTTAGCCTGGTCCTACAATACTGGCCACGTCAACGATGAGATGATGCAAGAGCATCTGCATCCGCCCGACCCAGAGACGCTGTGTCTGCTATGTGGGCCACCGCCAATGGTCAACTACACATGTATACCGGGTCTGGAGCGGCTTGGCCATCGGTCCGAGCAACGTTTTAGCTATTAA
- the LOC117786705 gene encoding G2/mitotic-specific cyclin-A, with amino-acid sequence MAHFQIHRDNEKENPSMLNLKEKTAGAKQPLAVIGGKEKAMQARANLAVLNSNINHGNVQRPIPAPSGKVAFREVGNLRVDENAGYCNAKKSNVVPVEKFKTFSVYEDNIDTQVQLQLQPHVGKPASNAAEKENVHNDTCKFDSIHKEYAMQHGFDLDTTPMSVTDVLSPMSVDRSMADASNGQLSSENSLTENSLANSIDASVASKLELLPRNDRQRFFEVVQYQHDILQYFRESEKKHRPKPQYMRRQTDINHSMRTILVDWLVEVGEEYKLDTETLYLTVSYLDRFLSQMSVQRSKLQLVGTAAMYVAAKYEEIYPPDVGEFVFLTDDSYTKAQVLRMEQAFLKILSFNLCTPTAYVFINTYAVLCDMPEKLKNLTLFLCELSLMEGDSYMQYLPSLMSSASLALSRHILGMPMWTAQLEEITTYSLDQLKDVVLMLCKTHKASSSKELTTTAIREKYKRDKYKKVASIESIELSDQEFDGLLQSYKAASRCLADPLPGLNMNSKVNLFYKF; translated from the exons ATGGCTCATTTTCAAATACATCGTGACAACGAAAAGGAGAATCCCAGCATGCTGAATCTTAAGGAGAAAACTGCTGGTGCAAAGCAGCCACTGGCTGTCATCGGTGGCAAGGAGAAGGCGATGCAAGCGCGCGCAAATTTGGCCGTGCTAAATTCGAATATCAACCATGGCAATGTGCAACGCCCCATTCCCGCGCCTTCCGGCAAAGTG GCTTTTCGTGAAGTTGGAAATCTTAGGGTAGATGAAAATGCGGGCTATTGCAACGCCAAAAAATCGAATGTGGTGCCTGTGGAAAAATTCAAGACATTCTCTGTTTACGAGGACAACATTGATACACAggtgcagttgcaactgcaacctcACGTTGGAAAGCCCGCTTCCAATGCCGCCGAGAAGGAGAATGTGCACAATGACACTTGCAAGTT TGACTCGATCCACAAGGAGTATGCCATGCAGCATGGCTTTGATCTGGACACCACGCCCATGTCCGTCACCGATGTGCTCTCTCCAATGTCGGTGGACCGTTCCATGGCAGACGCCAGCAATGGCCAATTGTCGAGCGAGAACAGTCTGACCGAGAACAGTTTGGCCAATTCCATTGATGCTTCTGTTGCCTCCAAGTTGGAGCTGTTGCCACGCAACGATCGTCAACGCTTCTTCGAGGTGGTTCAGTATCAACACGACATTTTGCAATATTTCCGCGAGAGCGAG AAAAAGCATCGGCCAAAGCCACAGTACATGCGTCGACAGACTGACATCAATCACTCGATGCGTACAATTCTGGTTGATTGGCTGGTTGAGGTCGGCGAGGAGTACAAATTGGACACGGAGACACTGTATCTAACTGTCTCATATCTGGACCGCTTTCTCAGTCAGATGTCGGTGCAACGCTCCAAGCTTCAATTGGTTGGCACTGCGGCCATGTACGTTGCTGC TAAATATGAGGAGATTTACCCACCAGATGTTGGTGAGTTTGTCTTCCTTACTGACGACAGCTATACGAAGGCCCAAGTGCTTCGCATGGAGCAAGCTTTTCTAAAAATTCTGTCCTTCAACTTGTGCACACCGACAGCCTATGTGTTCATCAACACTTATGCTGTGCTTTGCGATATGCCAGAGAAGCTAAAGAACTTAACTTTG TTCCTTTGTGAGCTATCACTGATGGAGGGAGATTCCTATATGCAATATTTGCCATCACTAATGTCATCTGCTTCGCTCGCTTTATCGCGTCACATTTTGGGCATGCCGATGTGGACAGCACAGTTGGAAGAGATAACCACATACTCTTTGGACCAATTAAAGGATGTGGTGCTAATGCTGTGCAAGACACACAAGGCTTCGAGCTCCAAAGAGCTAACCACTACGGCCATACGGGAAAAGTACAAGAGAGACAA ATACAAGAAGGTGGCTTCAATCGAGTCTATAGAACTGAGCGATCAAGAATTCGATGGTCTTTTGCAGTCTTACAAGGCGGCAAGCCGATGCTTAGCGGATCCGTTGCCTGGACTGAATATGAATTCGAAagtcaatttgttttataagttttaa
- the LOC117787643 gene encoding NADH-cytochrome b5 reductase 3 isoform X2, protein MTEFDFVPIAVGVIAVVAGALIVHYFINKKSTKPRREPNRTARLRTLVDPNDKYQLPLIEKEVLSHDTRRFRFGLPSKQHILGLPVGQHIHLIATIDNELVIRPYTPISSDEDVGYVDLVVKVYFKDVHPKFPAGGKMTQHLEQMELGDKISFRGPSGRLQYLGNGTFSIKKLRKDPPKHVTAKYVNMIAGGTGITPMLQLVREVLKRNDKDKTQIALLFANQSEKDILLRDELDELAKKHPDQFKVWYTVDKSAEGWTYSVGFINDEMIGAHLLPANDETIVLLCGPPPMINFACNPALDKLGYHPDTRFAY, encoded by the exons ATGACGGAATTCGAT TTTGTTCCGATTGCTGTGGGCGTTATAGCCGTAGTCGCTGGCGCCCTGATAGTCCACTATTTCATCAACAAGAAGTCGACAAAGCCCCGCCGGGAACCCAACCGGACAGCACGTCTGCGCACGCTTGTAGATCCCAATGATAAGTATCAACTGCCACTGATTGAGAAGGAGGTGCTCAGTCATGATACACGACGATTCCGCTTTGGACTGCCCTCCAAGCAACACATATTGGGACTGCCTGTTGGCCAGCATATTCATCTGATAGCCACGATTGACAACGAGCTTGTTATTCGCCCGTACACGCCCATCTCTTCCGATGAGGATGTAGGCTACGTGGACCTAGTTGTGAAGGTGTACTTCAAGGATGTGCATCCCAAGTTCCCAGCCGGCGGCAAAATGACGCAACACTTGGAGCAAATGGAGCTTGGTGATAAGATTTCGTTCCGTGGACCTTCAGGCCGTTTGCAATATCTGGGCAATGGTACCTTCTCCATAAAGAAACTGCGCAAGGATCCTCCCAAGCATGTGACTGCCAAGTATGTCAACATGATTGCCGGTGGCACAGGAATCACTCCCATGTTGCAGCTGGTACGCGAAGTGCTCAAGCGAAACGACAAGGACAAAACCCAAATAGCTCTTCTATTTGCCAACCAG agtGAAAAGGATATTTTGCTGCGTGACGAGCTGGATGAATTAGCCAAGAAACATCCTGACCAGTTTAAGGTCTGGTACACCGTTGATAAATCTGCCGAAG GCTGGACCTACAGCGTGGGCTTCATCAATGACGAAATGATTGGCGCTCATCTGTTGCCGGCCAACGATGAGACAATTGTCCTGCTTTGCGGCCCACCGCCCATGATCAACTTTGCCTGCAATCCAGCGCTAGACAAGCTCGGCTATCATCCGGACACACGATTTGCCTACTAG
- the LOC117787193 gene encoding uncharacterized protein LOC117787193, translated as MDKGLKLINSELNDALYKLLNDDSAGADSALQERKQKIAMLIKVHVRHVQQTVITNRRRRQQKSRRRLKQLRSFFMQQMMELQSRYLHMFAMLRMKHAQLDNTHTDNTQPDTHDDLNLDNSESEFVGVSQTQFWEDTIPQYNDEEFLNSLHVTRSTFKSLCGQLAPTLRSVPELAAPHLDRISAEKCVGLALYFLASGERISIIAEQFALPRARTIKCLKVFCNAVMTNLGKALRLLPQSEADCVNVVAGFQRECNMPAALVGVLGVCCIPLRGKGKSDAEFVPMLRMEFLLDDRMLFRELQLSNGNGNGPKAPMFAEPPNPLSQLPARCINRRMVPAFVLAPVNQNYPMRPWLLQQFSDPVAPHEYDFNEVADHLHELSDCALHRLMSRWRFLSQPLDISFQTASCIITAATVLHNLLEELSEPHMLEWGNTVDVSRFRSPPIAPRRDTSEDLNRAVEVRDFLARTISSTEM; from the coding sequence atgGATAAAGgactaaaattaataaacagcGAATTAAATGATGCATTGTACAAGTTGCTTAACGATGATTCGGCAGGCGCGGACTCAGCTCTGCAGGAGCGCAAACAGAAAATCGCCATGCTGATAAAAGTTCACGTGCGTCACGTGCAACAAACAGTGATAACAAATCGAAGGCGACGGCAGCAAAAATCTCGAAGACGCTTGAAACAATTGCGATCGTTTTTCATGCAACAAATGATGGAGCTGCAGTCCAGATACCTGCACATGTTTGCCATGCTGCGCATGAAGCACGCCCAGTTGGACAACACTCACACGGACAATACCCAGCCGGACACTCATGATGATCTCAATCTGGACAACTCAGAGTCGGAATTTGTGGGCGTTAGTCAGACGCAGTTCTGGGAGGACACCATTCCCCAGTACAACGACGAGGAGTTCCTCAACAGTCTGCACGTGACCCGCAGCACCTTCAAGTCGCTCTGCGGTCAATTGGCGCCCACCTTACGCAGCGTTCCGGAGTTGGCAGCTCCCCATTTGGACAGGATCTCGGCGGAGAAATGCGTGGGACTGGCGCTTTACTTTCTGGCCAGTGGAGAGCGAATCTCAATCATAGCGGAGCAGTTTGCACTGCCGCGTGCCCGCACCATCAAATGCCTCAAGGTCTTTTGCAATGCCGTGATGACCAACTTGGGCAAAGCTCTCCGTCTGCTGCCCCAAAGCGAGGCAGACTGCGTCAATGTGGTGGCAGGTTTCCAGAGGGAATGCAACATGCCAGCTGCCCTCGTCGGTGTCCTCGGCGTCTGCTGCATCCCACTGCGTGGCAAGGGCAAAAGTGATGCTGAATTTGTGCCAATGCTGCGCATGGAGTTCCTCTTAGACGATCGAATGCTCTTCCGTGAGCTACAGCTAAGCAATGGAAACGGCAATGGCCCCAAGGCGCCCATGTTTGCGGAGCCACCGAATCCACTGTCCCAGCTGCCCGCCCGTTGTATAAATAGGCGTATGGTGCCCGCCTTTGTCCTGGCGCCCGTCAATCAGAACTATCCCATGCGTCCTTGGCTGCTGCAACAGTTCTCCGATCCTGTGGCTCCTCACGAGTACGACTTCAACGAGGTGGCCGACCATCTGCACGAGCTGAGCGACTGCGCCCTGCACCGCCTGATGTCTCGCTGGCGTTTCCTCagccaaccccttgacatcaGTTTCCAGACCGCATCTTGTATTATCACAGCTGCCACTGTGTTGCACAATCTCCTGGAGGAACTGAGTGAGCCCCACATGCTCGAATGGGGCAACACAGTGGACGTGTCCAGGTTCAGGTCACCGCCAATCGCCCCTAGACGAGACACCAGCGAGGATTTGAATCGTGCCGTGGAAGTACGCGATTTCCTAGCACGAACCATTAGTTCTACTGAAATGTAG
- the LOC117787339 gene encoding 60S ribosomal protein L10a-2, whose translation MSSKVSRDTLLEGVSALLEHSLKKKRGFLESVELQIGLKNYDPQKDKRFSGTVKLKHIPRPKMKVCILGDQQHCDEAKANGVEFMDAEALKKLNKNKKLVKKLAKSYDAFLASESLIKQIPRLLGPGLNKAGKFPGLLSHQESMMAKIEEVKSTIKFQMKKVLCLSVAVGHVAMKQDELSQNVSLSINFLVSLLKKNWQNVRSLHIKSSMGPPQRLY comes from the exons ATGTC GTCGAAAGTTTCACGTGACACGCTCCTCGAGGGCGTCAGCGCTCTGTTGGAGCACTCGCTGAAGAAGAAGCGCGGCTTCCTGGAGTCTGTGGAACTGCAAATTGGCCTGAAGAACTACGATCCCCAAAAGGACAAGCGTTTCTCTGGCACTGTCAA GTTGAAGCACATCCCACGTCCCAAGATGAAGGTGTGCATTCTGGGCGATCAGCAGCATTGCGATGAGGCCAAGGCCAATGGCGTTGAGTTCATGGATGCTGAGGCTCTCAAGAAGctgaacaagaacaagaagcTGGTCAAGAAACTGGCCAAGTCTTATGACGCCTTCTTGGCCTCCGAGTCTCTGATCAAGCAGATCCCACGTCTGTTGGGTCCCGGTCTGAACAAGGCTGGCAAGTTCCCTGGTCTTTTGTCCCACCAGGAGTCGATGATGGCCAAAATCGAGGAGGTCAAGTCCACCATCAAGTTCCAGATGAAGAAGGTTCTGTGTCTGTCCGTTGCCGTTGGACACGTTGCCATGAAGCAGGATGAGCTCTCCCAGAACGTCAGCTTGTCGATCAATTTCTTGGTCTCCCTGCTCAAGAAGAATTGGCAGAACGTGCGCTCCCTGCACATCAAGTCATCCATGGGTCCACCACAGCGTCTGTACTAA
- the LOC117786706 gene encoding RIB43A-like with coiled-coils protein 2: protein MTLKMALCTQDDLSEAIKLQKREQYEEERKKRIFNAKQRLFGLDLDTLERQIREKKKQESEKLECDKRFEEQEQLQKRLITAKEKELEKEKRIVDSDLNFYRCRYQRKDQRREFDLNDPNFLKKSTPVRIADADLTLGVSSAQIFYGEDLNKSDRQVRQREQQRAWLDQQVMERKQAEEARRKADNVYMESIWCRDKHLEDMAKSDHRMRHQIIHKIRQFNINLAKQKQENRLRNKQETYEDDMAEIYNMLSSDMLTENPDVAQSRTNPNKKIAFMYRGMTADELRDFRKGQEQQLADTLQRKTEAQLMDKQWEQYAINMDRTLMHKQIDMDRKHKQQLDDLVRDNAKLAIEQDQQRKDSLEKLSNAVYDDFYDQFNKTSR from the exons ATGACGCTCAAAATGGCATTATGTACCCAGGATGACCTCAGTGAGGCCATCAAGCTGCAGAAGCGGGAGCAGTACGAGGAGGAACGCAAGAAGCgcattttcaatgctaagCAGCGTCTTTTTGGG CTCGATTTAGATACGCTGGAGCGACAGATAAGGGAAAAAAAGAAGCAGGAGAGTGAAAAGCTAGAGTGTGATAAGCGATTTGAGGAACAGGAGCAATTGCAGAAGCGCCTGATTACAGCCAAAGAAAAGGAACTGGAGAAGGAGAAACGCATTGTCGACTCGGATCTTAATTTTTATCGTTGCCGCTACCAACGCAAAGATCAGCGCCGAGAATTTGATCTCAATGATCCTAATTTCCTTAAGAAATCCACGCCTGTGCGCATTGCCGATGCCGACCTTACACTGGGCGTATCCAGTGCCCAGATCTTCTACGGCGAGGATCTAAACAAGAGCGATCGACAGGTCCGTCAGCGTGAACAGCAACGTGCCTGGCTCGATCAGCAGGTTATGGAGCGCAAGCAGGCGGAGGAAGCGCGTCGCAAGGCCGATAATGTCTACATGGAGAGCATCTGGTGTCGCGACAAGCACTTGGAGGATATGGCCAAGTCGGATCACCGCATGCGCCATCAGATCATACACAAGATTCGCCAGTTCAACATCAATCTGGCCAAGCAGAAGCAGGAGAATCGATTGCGCAACAAGCAGGAGACCTACGAGGATGATATGGCCGAGATCTACAACATGTTGTCCAGTGATATGTTGACTGAGAATCCGGACGTAGCCCAGTCCCGTACTAATCCCAACAAGAAAATCGCGTTCATGTATCGCGGCATGACGGCCGACGAGTTGCGGGACTTTCGCAAGGGTCAGGAGCAGCAGTTGGCCGACACCCTGCAGCGAAAGACAGAGGCCCAGCTCATGGACAAGCAGTGGGAGCAGTATGCCATCAACATGGATCGCACACTCATGCACAAACAGATCGACATGGATCGCAAGCACAAACAACAGCTGGACGATCTCGTTAGGGACAATGCCAAACTGGCCATTGAACAGGATCAGCAGCGCAAGGATTCCCTGGAGAAGCTCAGCAATGCCGTCTACGACGATTTCTACGATCAGTTCAACAAGACTTCACGTTAA
- the LOC117787643 gene encoding NADH-cytochrome b5 reductase 3 isoform X4 codes for MTEFDFVPIAVGVIAVVAGALIVHYFINKKSTKPRREPNRTARLRTLVDPNDKYQLPLIEKEVLSHDTRRFRFGLPSKQHILGLPVGQHIHLIATIDNELVIRPYTPISSDEDVGYVDLVVKVYFKDVHPKFPAGGKMTQHLEQMELGDKISFRGPSGRLQYLGNGTFSIKKLRKDPPKHVTAKYVNMIAGGTGITPMLQLVREVLKRNDKDKTQIALLFANQSEKDILLRDELDELAKKHPDQFKVWYTVDKSAEAWSYNTGHVNDEMMQEHLHPPDPETLCLLCGPPPMVNYTCIPGLERLGHRSEQRFSY; via the exons ATGACGGAATTCGAT TTTGTTCCGATTGCTGTGGGCGTTATAGCCGTAGTCGCTGGCGCCCTGATAGTCCACTATTTCATCAACAAGAAGTCGACAAAGCCCCGCCGGGAACCCAACCGGACAGCACGTCTGCGCACGCTTGTAGATCCCAATGATAAGTATCAACTGCCACTGATTGAGAAGGAGGTGCTCAGTCATGATACACGACGATTCCGCTTTGGACTGCCCTCCAAGCAACACATATTGGGACTGCCTGTTGGCCAGCATATTCATCTGATAGCCACGATTGACAACGAGCTTGTTATTCGCCCGTACACGCCCATCTCTTCCGATGAGGATGTAGGCTACGTGGACCTAGTTGTGAAGGTGTACTTCAAGGATGTGCATCCCAAGTTCCCAGCCGGCGGCAAAATGACGCAACACTTGGAGCAAATGGAGCTTGGTGATAAGATTTCGTTCCGTGGACCTTCAGGCCGTTTGCAATATCTGGGCAATGGTACCTTCTCCATAAAGAAACTGCGCAAGGATCCTCCCAAGCATGTGACTGCCAAGTATGTCAACATGATTGCCGGTGGCACAGGAATCACTCCCATGTTGCAGCTGGTACGCGAAGTGCTCAAGCGAAACGACAAGGACAAAACCCAAATAGCTCTTCTATTTGCCAACCAG agtGAAAAGGATATTTTGCTGCGTGACGAGCTGGATGAATTAGCCAAGAAACATCCTGACCAGTTTAAGGTCTGGTACACCGTTGATAAATCTGCCGAAG CCTGGTCCTACAATACTGGCCACGTCAACGATGAGATGATGCAAGAGCATCTGCATCCGCCCGACCCAGAGACGCTGTGTCTGCTATGTGGGCCACCGCCAATGGTCAACTACACATGTATACCGGGTCTGGAGCGGCTTGGCCATCGGTCCGAGCAACGTTTTAGCTATTAA